From the Methanosarcinales archaeon genome, the window AAAAATAAAGATAAGGAAACTAAAAGGAAATATTGAGGTGGCACATGATTTTAGTAAATACTGATACTATAACTGGAAAAGAGATTGTAGAAACCCTGGGACTTGCCAGGGGAAGCTCCATCCAGACCAAACATATCGGAAAGGACATCATGTCAGTCCTCCGCCATATAGTGGGTGGAGAGCTGGTGGAATATTCAAAGATGCTTGAAGAATCACGGGAAAAAGCCATCAACCGGATGGTGGACGATGCCGAAAAAATGGGGGCAAATGCGGTCATAAATGTTCGGTTCATGACATCCATGGTAATGTCAGGAGCTGCCGAGATACTGGCATACGGGACTGCAGTTAAGATCAGGGATACGTAGTCATGATCTCAATTTCACATTTCCATTTT encodes:
- a CDS encoding YbjQ family protein; the protein is MILVNTDTITGKEIVETLGLARGSSIQTKHIGKDIMSVLRHIVGGELVEYSKMLEESREKAINRMVDDAEKMGANAVINVRFMTSMVMSGAAEILAYGTAVKIRDT